The sequence CTTGCTGTATTCATCAGCCATTTTTAAAAAGAGTAGATAGGTGAGCTGCTCTAAATAATCGCCATAACCCACACCTACATCACGAAGGGGATTACAGAAACTCCATACTTTGCTTACTATACTTGATGTGTTGTTGCTCATATTTTTCAATTACGAATTACGCTCCTTACAAAGAGTTTCGGCTTATTGTATCCTAACTAAATATTTATTATGCCAATAAATTTAGAAGCACTTTAATCATTATATCTTTATCCGCAGCCTTACTCGCGGCTATCATCAATGTTAAGGCGACCAATGCGTTATCATCTATCCTCCTGCTTCCATCCGCGCGGATCAAAAGGTCATTTTTCTGGAGGAAACAAATAAAAAGCGCCGCCGCAATGCGCTTATTGCCATCCACAAAACTATGATTCTTAGTTACAAAATAAAGCAGATGGGCGGCTTTTTCTTCAACAGTCGGATAAACATCCTTGCCGCCAAATGTCTGATAGATCGTCCCGATAGAGCTTCTAAAGCTCGCATCTTTTTCCTGTCCAACCAGCGCGGAGTCTCGAAACTTATTTCGCATGGTTGCAATAATTATTTTGGCTTCTTCATATGTTATCTTAAATTTTGTTTGTTTTGTTCCTTTGGGCACAGAAAGCCGTTCATGGTCGAAATCGTCCAGAATATCCAGGGCGCGGGAATAATCGGTTATAATCTGGATAATTCCTTTAGCCTCATCTGATACGCCATCTGATAACG comes from Deltaproteobacteria bacterium and encodes:
- the rhuM gene encoding RhuM family protein, translating into MRINKEMNRGQIIFYKNNVEVRLDKETVWLSLKQMAYLFGRDKSAISRHLSNVFKEKELIKNSVVANFATTAADGKTYQVEYFNLDVIISVGYRVNSKQGTQFRIWATNVLRKHLVDGYTINEKRLKAQTDKIRQLQNAVRLLGNVALSDGVSDEAKGIIQIITDYSRALDILDDFDHERLSVPKGTKQTKFKITYEEAKIIIATMRNKFRDSALVGQEKDASFRSSIGTIYQTFGGKDVYPTVEEKAAHLLYFVTKNHSFVDGNKRIAAALFICFLQKNDLLIRADGSRRIDDNALVALTLMIAASKAADKDIMIKVLLNLLA